Proteins encoded by one window of Geobacter sp. DSM 9736:
- a CDS encoding BPTD_3080 family restriction endonuclease, with amino-acid sequence MNQPSSLIINSPYEPPRQHWQQARDGSLTMVEERRSAGYEIFDVRYNTKRTEPLDLVNTIRQRVGEWRAAGYPGVTSVTRRLLEHWHDREARQFPFYFCQLEAMETLIWWTEGSAEHRQGIDVPGDGGPWQRLCCKMATGSGKTTVMAMVITWQVLNALTYPKRAKDFSRAVFIVAPGITVKERLRVLYPGEPDNFYDAFGLCPSEALRQKLNQAEILIENWHSLMPLKQTERSVVKKGAESDEAFTRRVLGKLATCRDLVVLNDEAHHAYRIPAELKISKKQAAEQGIDLDEATRWIEGLDRIHKTRRIRCCFDLSATPFAPTGKASSEAGLFGWIVSDFGLNDAIEAGLVKTPRVVIRDDALPDAKTYRSKLYHIYRDPEVAENLNSKAESHEPLPKLIQDAYTLLGADWRETLRQWQEAGHPSPPVMLTVCNRTETASRIEHYFRNGDAHWPELLAPTRTLRVDSKVLEKAEIGETAASDKNYEETLRAIVDAASIPETRKERLRSLKKEELLREIVDNVGKRGAAGQDLQKVISVAMLSEGWDAKNVTHIMGLRAFTSQLLCEQVIGRGLRRVSYEIDEKGLFLPEYVNVFGVPLSIFQVGDEGGPPPPPPKPSTQIESLPERADLEIRWPNVLRIDTVVRPVLTVDWGQVGPLILDPAQTRISAELAPALGGAADLSKGHAIDLEQLPEGFRLQRLVFQAARKGFEELERKFQGTREYLVFQLIRIVEQFLDSDRMQIPSLYHQEPLRKRILFALNIDLIVHHLLRHVTEQNQERLEPVFDEDAPLGSTATMRTWYTTKVCHPTRRSQISHMVADSSWEQYAANLLDQSSRVSAYAKNDHLGFYVWYLWNGVRRRFIPDFLIRLKNGKSLVLEIKGEDSEQNRAKRAALDVWVRAINQRGGFGEWCWDVAFVPAQMQDILARHG; translated from the coding sequence ATGAACCAACCTTCCTCACTCATCATCAACTCCCCTTACGAGCCTCCACGCCAGCACTGGCAGCAAGCACGGGACGGCTCTCTGACTATGGTCGAGGAGCGCCGTTCCGCCGGCTATGAGATTTTCGACGTGCGCTACAACACGAAGCGGACGGAGCCGCTGGATTTGGTGAACACTATCCGGCAACGGGTCGGAGAGTGGCGTGCGGCTGGATACCCCGGCGTAACGAGCGTGACACGTAGGCTCCTGGAACACTGGCACGACCGGGAAGCACGGCAGTTCCCCTTCTACTTCTGCCAATTGGAGGCGATGGAGACGCTGATCTGGTGGACGGAGGGCTCGGCGGAACACCGGCAGGGGATAGACGTCCCCGGCGACGGCGGCCCGTGGCAGCGCCTCTGCTGCAAGATGGCGACTGGGAGCGGCAAGACGACGGTGATGGCGATGGTTATCACGTGGCAGGTGCTGAACGCGCTGACTTACCCGAAGCGGGCGAAGGATTTTTCCAGGGCGGTATTCATCGTCGCCCCGGGGATTACGGTCAAGGAACGGCTGCGGGTTCTCTATCCGGGGGAGCCGGACAACTTCTACGACGCTTTCGGCCTCTGCCCTTCGGAAGCGCTCCGCCAGAAACTGAACCAGGCGGAGATCCTAATCGAGAACTGGCACTCACTGATGCCGCTGAAGCAGACGGAGCGCTCGGTGGTGAAGAAGGGGGCCGAGAGCGACGAGGCGTTCACCCGCCGGGTGCTGGGCAAACTGGCGACCTGCCGCGACCTTGTCGTGCTCAATGATGAAGCCCACCATGCCTACCGCATTCCCGCGGAGCTGAAAATCAGCAAGAAGCAGGCGGCGGAGCAGGGGATCGACCTGGACGAGGCGACGCGATGGATCGAGGGGCTCGACCGCATCCACAAGACCCGGCGCATCCGCTGCTGTTTCGATCTTTCGGCAACCCCATTCGCCCCCACGGGGAAGGCAAGCAGCGAAGCTGGTCTGTTCGGCTGGATCGTTTCCGATTTCGGCCTCAACGACGCCATTGAGGCCGGGCTGGTAAAGACGCCACGGGTGGTTATTCGCGACGACGCGCTTCCCGATGCCAAGACGTATCGCTCCAAGCTCTACCACATCTACCGCGATCCCGAAGTTGCGGAAAACCTCAACAGCAAGGCTGAAAGCCACGAGCCGTTGCCCAAGCTGATTCAGGATGCCTATACACTGCTCGGGGCCGATTGGCGGGAAACCCTGCGCCAGTGGCAGGAGGCGGGGCATCCATCACCGCCGGTCATGCTGACGGTATGCAACCGGACCGAAACGGCATCGCGCATTGAGCACTATTTTCGCAACGGAGATGCCCATTGGCCCGAGCTGCTGGCCCCGACCCGGACGTTGCGGGTGGATTCCAAGGTGCTGGAAAAGGCCGAAATCGGCGAAACTGCAGCCAGCGACAAGAACTACGAAGAGACTCTCCGCGCCATCGTTGACGCGGCTTCCATTCCTGAAACCCGCAAGGAGCGCCTGCGTTCCCTGAAAAAGGAAGAGCTGCTGCGAGAAATAGTCGACAACGTAGGTAAGCGGGGGGCTGCCGGGCAGGATTTGCAGAAGGTTATTTCAGTAGCGATGCTGTCGGAGGGATGGGACGCCAAGAACGTCACCCACATAATGGGCTTACGCGCCTTTACGAGCCAGCTTCTCTGCGAGCAGGTCATCGGGCGGGGGCTGCGACGTGTTTCGTACGAAATCGACGAAAAGGGGCTGTTTCTTCCCGAGTATGTGAACGTCTTCGGAGTACCCCTGTCGATCTTTCAGGTAGGCGACGAAGGTGGGCCGCCTCCGCCTCCTCCGAAACCGAGTACGCAGATCGAATCACTTCCGGAGCGAGCGGATCTGGAAATCCGCTGGCCTAACGTGCTGCGTATCGACACGGTGGTTCGCCCGGTCCTGACGGTGGATTGGGGACAGGTCGGACCGTTGATACTTGACCCGGCCCAGACGCGGATCAGCGCCGAACTGGCTCCGGCTCTGGGTGGCGCGGCGGATTTGAGCAAGGGACACGCCATAGATCTTGAACAGTTGCCTGAAGGTTTCCGCCTTCAGAGACTCGTGTTCCAGGCGGCTAGGAAAGGGTTTGAAGAACTGGAGCGAAAATTCCAGGGAACTCGCGAGTATCTGGTGTTCCAGCTTATCCGCATTGTGGAGCAGTTTCTCGATTCGGACAGGATGCAGATTCCGTCGCTCTATCATCAGGAACCGTTGCGCAAGCGGATACTCTTTGCGCTCAACATCGATCTCATCGTGCATCACCTCCTGCGCCATGTGACGGAGCAGAACCAGGAACGGCTGGAGCCGGTGTTCGACGAGGATGCCCCCCTCGGCTCCACCGCCACAATGCGCACCTGGTATACTACGAAGGTATGCCACCCGACACGCCGCTCCCAGATCAGCCACATGGTGGCGGACAGTTCATGGGAGCAGTACGCCGCAAACCTGCTAGACCAGAGCAGCCGCGTCTCGGCATACGCAAAGAACGATCATCTAGGTTTCTACGTCTGGTATCTCTGGAACGGTGTCAGGCGCCGCTTCATTCCTGATTTTCTGATTCGCCTGAAGAACGGGAAGAGCCTCGTGCTGGAAATCAAGGGTGAGGATTCGGAGCAGAACCGGGCGAAACGTGCGGCACTGGACGTCTGGGTACGTGCAATCAACCAGCGGGGCGGGTTTGGCGAATGGTGCTGGGATGTTGCATTTGTCCCTGCACAGATGCAGGACATACTGGCGAGGCACGGCTGA
- a CDS encoding DUF2442 domain-containing protein: protein MNPRVVEAVCHDNLTISLTFSNGERRKFDVRPYLQYPVYTPLASVPYFLQGKASHGTVEWPNEEDFCPDTLYLESVPDMNSPLGNAA from the coding sequence ATGAATCCACGTGTGGTTGAAGCGGTTTGCCATGATAACCTTACCATCAGCCTGACCTTCTCAAATGGCGAGCGCCGGAAATTCGACGTCCGTCCGTACCTGCAGTACCCGGTTTACACCCCTCTGGCGAGCGTCCCCTATTTCCTGCAGGGGAAGGCTTCCCACGGCACGGTGGAGTGGCCGAACGAGGAGGATTTCTGTCCAGATACCCTCTATCTGGAGAGCGTGCCGGACATGAATTCGCCCCTGGGGAATGCTGCATGA
- a CDS encoding DUF4160 domain-containing protein, which yields MPVVSMFYGLIIYMYSLDSKQHHLPHIHVEYQGQECIVAIPGGEVLEGELPANKMKLLAAWIEIHQEELMADWSLATKGQPIFKIDPLR from the coding sequence ATGCCCGTTGTCAGCATGTTTTACGGACTGATCATCTACATGTATTCTCTTGACTCGAAGCAGCATCACCTGCCCCACATCCATGTGGAGTACCAGGGGCAGGAGTGCATCGTCGCCATTCCCGGCGGAGAAGTCCTCGAAGGGGAGCTGCCGGCAAACAAGATGAAGCTTCTCGCTGCCTGGATAGAGATTCATCAGGAGGAGCTCATGGCTGACTGGTCGCTGGCAACCAAGGGACAGCCGATTTTCAAGATCGACCCCCTGCGTTGA
- a CDS encoding MazG-like family protein: MRNLSAAICVEASEILDIFRWARRRSREDYRRATLEIEHELADVAILLSYLGHNLGVEIEDAVARKINQNHKRCPVDKAKDVATKYNALK; the protein is encoded by the coding sequence GTGCGAAATCTCAGTGCTGCAATATGTGTAGAAGCTTCTGAAATACTTGATATCTTTCGTTGGGCGCGACGACGAAGTAGAGAAGATTATCGAAGAGCAACGCTTGAAATTGAACATGAACTTGCAGATGTGGCCATCCTTCTTTCCTACCTTGGCCATAATTTAGGAGTTGAAATCGAAGATGCTGTAGCAAGGAAAATTAATCAGAATCACAAAAGATGTCCAGTCGACAAAGCAAAAGATGTTGCAACAAAATATAACGCACTGAAATAG